The Mesoterricola silvestris sequence GCCGGTGACGGGTGATATGATCACCACCCGTCACCGGCCTTTCCCTTGACCGAAACACCTGGAAAGATCCCCCATGCGAATCCTCATCCACGGCGGAACCGTCATCACCTTCGGGAGCCCCTGCCGGGTCCTGGAAGGCCGGGCGGTCCTCATCGAAGACGGGCGCATCGCCCGCATCGCCCCGAAGGAGGCCATCCCGGGCCCCTTCGACCGCACCCTCGACGCCACCGGCAAGGTGGTCATGCCCGGCCTGGTGAACGCCCACATGCACTTCTATTCCACCCTCGTGCGGGGCCTGGGCAAGGCGGCCCCCAGCGCGAACTTCCAGGAGGTGCTGGACAACCTCTGGTGGCGCCTGGACCGCAAGCTCTCCCTGGACGACGTGGACATCAGCGCCGAGGTCGTCCTGGCCGACGCCGTGCGCAAGGGCACCACGACCCTGGTGGACCACCACGCCAGCCCCTTCGCGGCCGCAGGGTCCCTGGACCGCATCGCGGGGGCGGTGCGCCGCAGCGGCGTGCGCGCCTGCCTCTGCTACGAGGTCTCCGACCGGGATGGCCAGGCGGTCACCGACGCGGGGCTGGAGGAGAACGCGGCCTTCGCCCGGCGCTGCGCCTCGGAAAAGGACCCCCACCTGCGGGCCCTCTTCGGCCTCCACGCGGCCTTCACCCTCACGGACGCCACCCTGGACCGCGCCGCCGTCCTGGGCCGGGACGCGGGCGTGGGCTTCCACGTGCACGTGGCCGAGGCCGCCTCGGACGTGGCGTACAACCTCCAGCACCACGGCCTCACCTCCGTGGCCCGCCTCGCGGGGCACGGGCTCCTGGGCCGGGGCAGCATCGCCGCCCACTGCGTCCACGCGTCCGAGGCCGACCAGGAGCTCCTGGCGTCCACGGACACCTTCGTGGCCCACAACCCCCAGTCCAACCTCAACAACGCCGTGGGCATCGCCGACGTCCTGGGCATGGTGCGCCGGGGCGTGCGCGTGGGCCTGGGCACCGACGCCATGACCGTGAACATGCTGGAGGAGATCCGCGTGGCCATGTGGGCCCAGCACCTGCGCCAGGACAACCCCACCTGCGCCTTCATGGAGATCGCCAACACCCTCTTCGCCCGGAACCCCGAACTGGCCACCCAGCTCTGGGGCTTCCCCCTGGGCACCCTGGAGGAGGGCGCCGCCGCCGACGTCATCCTGGTGGACTACCACCCCCCCACGCCCCTGGACGGCAACACGGTCCTGGGCCACCTGGTCTTCGGCATCTCCCAGGCGACGGTGGACACCACCCTCTGCGCGGGCCGGATCCTCATGGAGGGCAAGGTCCTGTGCAACGGCCTGGACGAGGCGGCCCTGGCCGCGCGCAGCCGGGAGCTGGCCGTGAAGCTCTGGGACCGGTTCTAGCCATGCGGGGGCCCGGGGAGATCGCCGCCGCGCTGCGAAGCCTGGCGGAGCCTTCGGCCCTGGCCACCCTGGTGCGCACCAAGGGCAGTTCGTACCGCAAACCGGGGGCGCGGATGGTCTTCCACCCCGGGGGCCTCCAGCAGGGCGGCATCAGCGCCGGGTGCATGGAGACCG is a genomic window containing:
- the ssnA gene encoding putative aminohydrolase SsnA, which gives rise to MRILIHGGTVITFGSPCRVLEGRAVLIEDGRIARIAPKEAIPGPFDRTLDATGKVVMPGLVNAHMHFYSTLVRGLGKAAPSANFQEVLDNLWWRLDRKLSLDDVDISAEVVLADAVRKGTTTLVDHHASPFAAAGSLDRIAGAVRRSGVRACLCYEVSDRDGQAVTDAGLEENAAFARRCASEKDPHLRALFGLHAAFTLTDATLDRAAVLGRDAGVGFHVHVAEAASDVAYNLQHHGLTSVARLAGHGLLGRGSIAAHCVHASEADQELLASTDTFVAHNPQSNLNNAVGIADVLGMVRRGVRVGLGTDAMTVNMLEEIRVAMWAQHLRQDNPTCAFMEIANTLFARNPELATQLWGFPLGTLEEGAAADVILVDYHPPTPLDGNTVLGHLVFGISQATVDTTLCAGRILMEGKVLCNGLDEAALAARSRELAVKLWDRF